The following is a genomic window from Labeo rohita strain BAU-BD-2019 chromosome 15, IGBB_LRoh.1.0, whole genome shotgun sequence.
AGGagaaattcacccaaaaataagaattattttatgcatcctcatgtcatttcaaacctgtacgACTAACTGACTTCTGCCGAACACAAAGGAGATAATttgaagggttagttcacccaaaaatgaaaattcagtcattaattactcaccttcgtgtcgttccaaacccgtgagacctttgttcatcttcaggatgcaaattaagatatttttgatgaaatccgagagctttctgaccctgcacagacagcaacacaactggcatgttcaagacccagaaaggtagtaaggacatcgttaaaatagtccatgtgacatcagtggtttaaatgtaatgttttgaatacttttgtgctgacgcaggagctggCGTTCTGACGTTAGTTCACCGTCTGTATGTTCTGGTTCGAAAAAGTAAAGCTGGGCAAAAAACTGCAAGTCAACTTCTCTGTTGCAATCCTCAGACTTGTTTAAGATTGTTTTATGCACAGCGTGCGTCTTCCTCTGCTTGTGAACAAGGgctgtccttactacctttctgggccctgattgtggtagttgcattgctgtctatgtacggtcaaaaagctctcggatttcatcaaaaatatgttcatttctgaagagaaacaaaagcctcacgggtttagaacgacatgagggtgagtaattaatgacagaattttattttttggatgaactacccctttaacaAGCATCTGGTtaaattttggatgaactggACACTAATGGCAGTACACTGGGTCTCACTTTAATGCTTAAAGCACCCAACTGTGTCAGCAAAATACACATGTAGCTTGCTGACCATTTCCCAAGTGCTCCAATCAGTTTTGGTGAGAAACAACCTGATATTCAAGCAATTGTACACTCATCCAGCTCTTCACACTCCAGTCCCGTAGGTGATGGAAATGTTCACCCTTCTTCTGCTTCAGCAAACCAACTTACAAGGTACTGCCACCTATACTGAAAATTCACACAATTGGATATTCATTACATTTTCTCCTTTGTGCATCAACTcctgtgttctgcagaagaaagaaagtcatatgggtttggaatgacatgcaggttagtaaataatgacatgattttcatatttgggtgaaatCATCTTAATTTCAATTTAGTTAAATTACACCTTACAATAGTGTTGTCTAGATTCTGCTCTGGCCATTCAACGCTACCTTGTTTGTCTTACAGATCAACAATTTCCCAGATCCCTCAGCATAACAGATACACTCAACAAGACAGATGTCTCTACTGACTATGAGGCTGACAGCAGCCCCCTTGTCTTCAATATAAAACGAAAGACTAATAACTTAAAACAAGAAGATGCCAAACTGGAAGTCATGACAGATGAACATATTCTCACACCTACCGATGAACAAGGAGATTCCATTGCCAAAGTTCTTGAGTGGTTTAGTAGAAGCTCAGACAGCAGTGATAGACTTGATATAGAGAGCGATGTCCAATACATGGAGGACGACACCAAGATCGATGACATAGACTTTGAACGTGATATTGATCAGAGAGCCAAACCAAGAGATAATGTGTACTTGATCATACCACGGCAAAGTGAAGAGGTTCCATCAGAAGTCGATACAATATTTCTAGAACAAACAGACTGGGGAAACGAACAAAGTGTTGATGAGTCTCCCCAGAATTTTCTAAAAGAAAGGAGAAGATCTGAATCTGCTTCTTATAAAGAACCTGCTCTTACTGCAAACTTTGTGCCTCCAGAGATCCCAGAGGTGAATATTTCTGTAGGTGGGAAACTTAGTCAAAATGAGAACAGAGCAGAGAACAAAGTCAAACTGGACAACACTGATATCAAGCAAGATATGACTCAACATCAGCCAAATGAAAGAACTGGTGTTGAAGAGAACCAGCGACCAAAGATTGCCAATTTGAGATCATTCTGGGAGAAAGAAAACATTGGTCCAAAGATTTTGATTGGCAAATCTAGTGCACCTACTAAAAATGAACACTGCATTCCTAGTGATATTAGCAGAAAGACAACTGAAAGTGTAGAGGACCAACAGAGAAGTGAACAGAGCTTGAAAGTAACATCTCCAGGACAccagaaaagagagagagttgAAGAAGATTTAGACCTTGAGCATGTTGGAAGTGCCAACACCACTTATAAAGCTGAAGAACCTATTGAAGAAGGAGAATCAAAACCACAATTAATATATGCCAATCAGAAGACTGACCAAATACGTGCAAGCTCTCCCTTAGAAAAAGATGTTActctttcacatttaaaatcatCTTCGCCCTCACTTGACAGTGGATCCTTGCTAGCAGGTCAAAATGGTGACAGCAGAGGCACCATTAGCATCAACAGCAGTGAGGCAGATAACAAGTATACAAAGGAATTAGAGGCTAAATCAAGTACCGTACCAAAGACAAATCAGGTGCCTTTTGTTAAACAGAATTCCCAGCAAGAGAACATGGCAGAAAGGATCAAGCAACTCAAGTCCTTCTGGGAGAAAGAATCTAGAACATCAGCAGCGGCTCAAAACAGATCGACTACTACTGCTCGACTGAACCAAAGATTTACAAAATCTGAGTTTGATCTCAGAACAATAGGTACTGAGTATGATGATTCTGATGATGATGCTGAGGACAGTACTTTGGCCAGAGGTAGAATGTCTCCCAATTTCTTGGTGCATCCACTACAGAAGGATAAACCAGTTGTGACGGACGGTATGAGCACTTTACAGTTTAAGAACCTCCGTGACTTCTGGGGAGGTTCACCTACGAAATCTGGGCAAAGGTCACCGGTTCTTAAAAGTGGAAATCAGAGATCCGCAAGTCCACAAAGTCAAAATGAGAGAGCTGGTGTCAAAGACTTTGTAAATGAGagccaaaataacaaaacatctTTACCAGCCAAAACTAGAGTATTCCAGTCTCCCTCAAAGAAGAGGATTATGACAAGGCAAGAATCTGGAACAAAGACAGATCAGTCGCATATGGTCTCAGGCTCTCAGACCACTTCAGAAGCCACAATGGTACCTAAACCTCAGGTTGGTCAAGAGTCACAATCAAAACATGGTAGAAGAAACAGCAAAGGCAGTCTAAACGGAAAAGCAAATGCCATGCGACGTGCAGCGAGCATGTTTTCTGTGAACACTGCGGTTGAGGAGCAAAGCCAGGATTTAAATCTTCAGTCCAAGAAGTCCCAGGGAACCAATCTGCAACAGGTTAAAAGGCCATCAGAAGCTAGCATCACACAGTCCAGGAAAACACAGGAAGCTAGCTatactctgccaaaaacatCCCCGGAAATCTCTTGGAAAGACAGAGACAAAAACACTCAGAGAAGACCGTCACGTACCTCAGAGGATTCTGACTCTCAACCTCTTGCTAGATCCTTCATTCCACGGGACTACCAGCATTATTACCTTGGAATCACAGAGGACAGAAGTATGTACAGTCCACCTTCAGTTACAGAGCAGGTTGATGATTTTATCTGCACTTCATTTACGTCATCTCCAGAGACACACCGCAGCTGTAAATGTTCCCCCGTGAAAACCAGTACTCCAGTACAGGGTTCCCCCGATCTCCAACCCAGGAGAGGGAGCCTGGGACGCCACTCAACTACACAAACTGATGGAAATGCCACTAAGGGGACTTCAAACCGTGAGTATGccacttttttcctcattatactgtacaggtTTCACAAACCAAGAACCCCATTAATTTATACATGGAATCCAATTTTGGATAAGTGGCTGTCAAGTGCATACATGTAAATCTATAGGACTTTTTCACacttacatttatgcatttgataGAGGCTTTTTTCCAAAGTTACTTGCATTGCATGTAAGctgttcattttgtaaatacatgcCAATgtatgaaactctagatggtgcagGCCGATGGGTCGTTAACGCAAACTGATTAAATTCACAGCGTAAACTACATGggacaagctgattggttcatgctgCATAtgtagccaatgagcttgctgctttacatttaaatggtcGGTTATCATTCACTACAGCAGGGATGCccaatcctgttcctggagatctacctacCTGCAGACTTCAGTTCCAGCCCTGCTCCAACACAGCTGTCTATAATGATCAAGTGCTACCTAAGAGATTAATTAGCTGGTTTAGATGTGTTTGATCGGGGTTGGAACGGTAGTTGGATGGTAGATCTCCAGGACAATGATTGGGCATCCATGTACTAGAACATTTTGCAGCacgctttcagagttcctctaaAACCCTTCACCTTTCTCAGCTCCACCTGTATGGGCCATTgtacagaattggtccaaagtcagagttgaAAACGTCTTGAAAACAGTgtgtctttttccacaaattctgtatgtatgcaaattgtataatatccaaggtacacatttctagtaattttgcagtcaattctgcaaaaaaagttttggaatatttgtcctctctccaaatttgtcactaccaaagcACAGTAATtggaagggttatattgacctattaagattttgcttgcaTCTGGActgtaaatatacttttttgctgttttattaaattttttttagaggtaaatcaattacattttttttttacaatatttcaagtgtacttaatgagatttgttgtattttaaatccaatttttctttgtaaaaggcaaaaagttgatcatactgatttcaaagttaaggattcattagtttgaatatacattgaaccagaAACTATCATAACATATCATATCTTAGCTGATAattcaatatactttatttttgacaaaacatcccatgtttcggtagtgacagcacatttttggtaatgacagtaatgctttggtagtgAACACATCACAATacaaaattttaacttgcatactaaaacactactaaaacatagtaaaaaaaatgtgcataacggtactaaaattttgtttatttcccaaAAATATGAGTTCCCTTTTGTaactaccgaaacaatgatgacatgttttggtcCTGACTGTTACAGTAGTGGCAATTCTATGGGATAACACCAAAAAAAACTACTGACCtcagtcactaccgaaactccaccaaatgttttggtagtgactgttttggtagtagcaattttagatacttttgaactagctcaaagatgctaattagcacatggttagctagcacagttctgaacaatggtacacaaataaaaactaaatgttatgaaaaaactaccaaaaaagtgtgcttaattgcagaaaaacgGTGTTCGGTAATGACGTCCTTAacttacacacagatttttcatactttttaacacatttacctcaaaatgatggggcctttctactcacaccttgtagctatgagagaaaGGGACACAAAtgtttcctgatcataaatttaggggtgtagttaaaatcagtctcagccaatggactaaaacatacaccgtttcggtagtgacgttttttttttttttacataaagtttcataatttccAAAGaaaatccaagatgttcatgtctttctttcttcagccataaagaaattatgttttttgagggaaacattttagaatttttctccatataatggactgatatggtgccccgattttgaacttccaaaatgtagtttaaatgcggcttaaaACGATCAAATGCGgttataaatgatcccagccgaggaataagggtcttatctagcgaaacgatctgtattttcataaaaataatacaatttatatacttaatgtcaaacgctcgtcttgtcttactctgcctgaactgtttttttccggttcatgacagttagggtatgtcggaaaactcccatctcatgttctccctcaacttcaaaatcgccttatatcgctgttttaccttttttgttaagggtgtttgatcttctttgcatgttcactttgcaaaggctgtgtcagtacttctgcagtgatgtaggatgattttgacattatttttgttattaaaatacgattgttattaaaatacgagtttttcgacataccctaattgtcttgaaccagaatacacagagttcagggagagtaaaaCAAGAGGagtgtttgaaattaaaaagtatttaaattgtgtttttttaatgaaaataaccgattgtttcgctagataagagccttcttcctcggctgggaacggttacaaccgcatttgggatagttgaagccgcatttaaactgcattttggaagttcaaacttggggcaccatagaagtccattatatggagaaaaaagctgaaatgtttaactcaaaaaacataatttctttacggctggagaaaaaagacatgaacttcttggatgacaaggggttgagtacattatctgtaaaatttgTTCTTGGAAAAGGACTTCTCCTTTTTTTCAAAGAGCCGTCATGAAAGAAATGCATTCATTGGGAACTGAACCCATGGTGTATgctctactgtttgagctacagaaACAGTTTTAACAACTGCCAGGTGTGAACTGTAAATCTGATTACTTGGAAAAGTAAcaatatacaggggttggacagtgaaactgaaacacctgggtttagaccacaattagtatgccgtttggcctccttttgcagccaatacagcattatttcatcttaggaatgacaaatacaagtcctgcacagtagccagaaggattttgagccattcctttcgcagaacagtggccaggtcactatgtgatgttggtgtatgaaaacatttcctgactcgctcctccaaaacaccccaaagtggctcaataatattcagatctggtgactgtgcaggccatgggagatgtttaactttactttcatgttcatcaaatcactcttgtcaccagtcttgctgtgtgtattggtgcattatcatcctaatacacggcaccaccttcagggtacaatgtttgagctattgggtgcacaaagtcaaccttcacactctgctcttattggtggaatgtgcgatcagtaaagactggccaccaggctgcataaatatagccatgaaacctccaacactatattggccagtgtttcagtttcattgtccaacccctgtaccTCTCCTCATCAGATCACAGGATTCAAGGAACAAACTACATGCTGGAGTTTAATACTTAGGTTTAGTGATTTagaaaaaagcataataagtATAAGCATGAAATGTGTGCGCAGTCATGAGAGAACTATTAACACTTCTTAAATGACCCCATTCTTGATCTACTGACAAATTAGGCATgtgtaattaaatcagtgtcGTATTAGAATTTCTCACAGCTTCCCTTTCAAGTGTCAGATAGTGAGTGTTCACATTACACAGTAGTACAAGAAAAGGAACAAAGGACCAGCAACATTCTTCTTGCTTCTTGAATTAATTCTTCAGATTTCAAGGGGATCAAACTTACATTATTAAATCTTACAGGTGAAAGTGAAAGTGCCATTCAGAAAGCTTTGAGACGAGCTTCATCTAGACCCACGTACCATAAAAGCATGGAAGACATCAGCACTTTTCCTAGTAAGCATCGGTCTTTTCCATCACGTCAAACAATTTTTAATCTTCATCATTAGTTTTTCAGCTAAAGGTACCAtttccatatgtgaccctggaccacaaaaccttagtAGTGAGtagtaagtagcatgggtatatttgtagcaatagccagcaatacattgtatctgtcaaaattatagatttttcttttaagccaaaaatcattaggatcatgattccatgaagatattttgtaaatttactcccgtaaatatataaaacgtaatttttgattagtaatatgcattgctaaaaatttaatttggacaactttaaaggcaattttctcaatattttgatttttttgcaccctcagattccatattttcatACAGTTGTATcccggccaaatattgtcctattctaacaaatcatacatcaatggaaagcttatttattcaactttcatcTGAAAGTTCCTATTAGTAGCAGTAGGAGCACACCTTATTGTTTGGCTCTAAATGGAGAGTACAGGTGACAACAGAATCTGTTCCACTTTTTCCTGTGTTTTGTCATTGTGATCTCTTCCCTAAGGACAAGACCAAaaagtcaaacaaacaaatgactacATGCAGGGCAACTATGATGGCAAGTTTATGTTTTATATGCACTAATTTTGTTGACATCATATTTACGCATTTATTTGCTTTCTATGATATTGGCATTTGCTCTGAATCTCACTCTTGATGTCTTTTTTAAGACTCTAGCACACTTGTCCAGACTTCCTTCGCCACATCAGACCCAGAGAAGCTAAAGCAACTCAGCAAATCAGTTCCCTCATTCCTGCAAAAAGAAGTtggttcatttgtttttttatctatGATGAAAGGCCAGGTCACAAAAAATGTATGGTGCTCAAAGTGTCCGTTTTTGTCCTGTCTTTTTAGAGTGATGAAGGAGAGAGTGACTCTGAGAGCAGCGGTGTACCACAGTGGGATAACAGACAATTCACTGACCTCAGCAACTACTCTGGATCCACCTCCCTGTCATCTGTATGGTCATactctatatattatataccaAACTATTTACCAAGTTGGTGCACATAATTACCATACTCTCATTACTCAGTACTCTTTTGGAAACAGAACCTGTTAGTTTTGCGTACATACACCATACATTTTTGCAAAGCAagtatagaaatgaatacttttatttagcaaggatgcttcaaaatgaataaaagtgatgataaagacacttataatgttacaaaagatttctatttcagataaattctgttcttctgaactttctattcatcaaagaaacctgaaaaaaaattctactcagctgttttcaacataataataaaaaaatgtttttgagcagcaaatcagaatatcagaatgatttctgaaggatcatgtgactggagtaatgatgctaaaaatttagctttgaaatcacaggaataaatacattttaaaacatattcgaatacaaaacagttattttaaatagtaacatatttcaaaattgctgtactatggatcaaataaatgcttggtaagcataagatacttctttaaaaacattaaaaatcttactgttcaaaaacttttaccTGGTAGTGTACGCTGATAAATTGTTCACAATAAGACCTTAAAAATTAGTTTAGAATGTAAATAAGGTCCAATTTATTGATGTTAAGCACATTGATGTACTGAGAATTACTCAATACTGTATTTTCATCATCCTCAGGTTAGCGGCAGTGTTGTGAGTGTGTACAATAGTGACTACAGCAGTGTTGACGTTCAAGGAAGCATCCAGTTTTCACTAAACTACGTACACAAGTTGCGGGAGTTCCACATCTTTGTTGTTCAGTGCCAGAATCTTGCAGTAGTGGACACAAAGAGGAATCGATCTGACCCGTAAGACTGCAATATCAGTACCACCCAGCCTTATACTATAAATAGaacatttttctttctggagaACTTGTTCTTTGTTTTCCAGGTATGTTAAGAGTTACCTCATACCTGATCCTGCCAAtctgggaaaaagaaaaactgcgGTGAAGAAGAAAACACTGAATCCTACATACAATGAGATTCTTAGGGTAAGAGCATCAATGATAGAGTAAGTCAGGGCTAGCTGTCACGTTTTTTTTATGCGTTtagtaattacaataattgTATATCAAGCAAACGATTTGATATATTTGTAATGTCGATAATAGGCTGTTTAAAGGTGGTATCGGATgcccgttttccacaagttggtatgattacTTACGGTCTTAATGAAATGCCTACagcatactttggttaaaattcctcaatggcaATGTAAAACAACCctctttttaccttgttaaaaCAGCTCTGGTCATAGCAAGCCATAGCATATTCAGTGGCACGTTACTATCAAAAACAAATCTAATCCACTGTATCCTCAGTGGCTGTGATGTTGGGAGAAAGTTAAGACTCCTATGTTCGCTTTTACATCCATCTACAAAGCACCTGCATTGCTCACAAGacgttgtcgctacagctgcttgagcgtcaagaaaaatgtcagacaGCAAACAACTGGCTGAAGGTTGAAATATGCTACAGTCTGTCTGAAGTCTGTCAGCAGACATGGATGGGGCATGGGTcgggcctgagcagtatgatgtcatattgaacagaaaatcaaaacggcttgataattgagactgtttagtttttttggtgattaaaaaaaaaaaatggagaatggatcattgtagggtggttgtgtccacactgCTAAGATACctaaacaacatataaaagtgcattttgcatccgatgtcccatTTAATGGCAGAT
Proteins encoded in this region:
- the sytl2b gene encoding synaptotagmin-like protein 2 isoform X4, producing the protein MTDEHILTPTDEQGDSIAKVLEWFSRSSDSSDRLDIESDVQYMEDDTKIDDIDFERDIDQRAKPRDNVYLIIPRQSEEVPSEVDTIFLEQTDWGNEQSVDESPQNFLKERRRSESASYKEPALTANFVPPEIPEVNISVGGKLSQNENRAENKVKLDNTDIKQDMTQHQPNERTGVEENQRPKIANLRSFWEKENIGPKILIGKSSAPTKNEHCIPSDISRKTTESVEDQQRSEQSLKVTSPGHQKRERVEEDLDLEHVGSANTTYKAEEPIEEGESKPQLIYANQKTDQIRASSPLEKDVTLSHLKSSSPSLDSGSLLAGQNGDSRGTISINSSEADNKYTKELEAKSSTVPKTNQVPFVKQNSQQENMAERIKQLKSFWEKESRTSAAAQNRSTTTARLNQRFTKSEFDLRTIGTEYDDSDDDAEDSTLARGRMSPNFLVHPLQKDKPVVTDGMSTLQFKNLRDFWGGSPTKSGQRSPVLKSGNQRSASPQSQNERAGVKDFVNESQNNKTSLPAKTRVFQSPSKKRIMTRQESGTKTDQSHMVSGSQTTSEATMVPKPQVGQESQSKHGRRNSKGSLNGKANAMRRAASMFSVNTAVEEQSQDLNLQSKKSQGTNLQQVKRPSEASITQSRKTQEASYTLPKTSPEISWKDRDKNTQRRPSRTSEDSDSQPLARSFIPRDYQHYYLGITEDRSMYSPPSVTEQVDDFICTSFTSSPETHRSCKCSPVKTSTPVQGSPDLQPRRGSLGRHSTTQTDGNATKGTSNRESESAIQKALRRASSRPTYHKSMEDISTFPRQDQKVKQTNDYMQGNYDDSSTLVQTSFATSDPEKLKQLSKSVPSFLQKESDEGESDSESSGVPQWDNRQFTDLSNYSGSTSLSSVSGSVVSVYNSDYSSVDVQGSIQFSLNYVHKLREFHIFVVQCQNLAVVDTKRNRSDPYVKSYLIPDPANLGKRKTAVKKKTLNPTYNEILRYRVRMEYLMCQVLNLSAWHNDTFGRNSFLGEIELDLSSWDFNDTEWKLLPLKPRNLFCQTTNSLQPSDLRGQMRLAIRFLPQISHSKNIPGSGEVHIWVKDCKNLPLIRSPTIDPYVKCFVLPDTSKKSRQKTRVLKRTVNPMFNHTMVYDGFRAEDLKEACVELTVWDRDRLANHILGGLRLGMGTGKSYGVQVDWMDSTAEEVALWRRMMESPNEWVEAMLPLRMVTAAKNTWK